GCCGTTTACAAAGAGATCATCGAAAGTCAGTTGGTGGTGTGAAAAGAAGATTATAAAAAATTAGTGCTTAAATATATCTTGAAATTAATTCAATTATTTTCAAGATATTTTTCTATACAAATAACAAATTGTTCTAAGTCTTTCAAGTCTTCTTTTACTATATCATACAGTTCTTCTTCAGAAATATTATGATACAAATGAACAAGTCTATTTCTGTACCCTGCCATTTGAATTAATTTCTGACTTAAATGTTCGCTTACTATGTCTTTTTCTCCAAGACCTGTAGCAATTGCTTTATATTCACCAGCCATATCAATGTTACCAATTTTAGCTAATATATGTCTGCCAATATCGAAGATAGATTCTAAAGATCTTCTTAAAAAACTTTCTGCTGCCGCTGGGTTCCTACTGTCACTGAGAAATTCTTCTTTTGAGAACTGCGATAGCATTTCTAATTGTGATATATATTTATTAATAAGCAATAAACGGTCTCTAATAAGATCTTTATTTATCATTCTAAAATCTTTTCCTTTCAAAAATTATTTATTATTACTTTTCTAATGCTTCTTTTCTGTATAAATCCAAAACATATTTGAAATCTGCGGCTCGTCTTAATATTGCCATTTCATATTCTTCCTTAAACTTTTCTGACACATAATATACACATATGCCTTTTATAGCTTCAACTTGAAACACAGAATGAGTTTCTTGCAAAAAAACAAGGTCTAACTTATATGGTTTAAAAAACTCTTCAAAATCATTATATACTGCTGAATATAATTTGTATACATGCTTAACTTTCTCTAAATCAAACAAGAAAACGACCCCTACATCTATATCAGTTAGAGGATCGTCTATTTTGACAACATCAGAGTCGTCACTTAATAACTGAAAAGCTTTATCTTTTTGTGATCCAAAAAGATAAACCAAACCAATTTTATATTTTTTACAAAGAGATTCTAACAATTCGCATTTATTAACGTTCATATTTTTCACCTACTATATTC
The nucleotide sequence above comes from Petrotoga sp. 9PW.55.5.1. Encoded proteins:
- a CDS encoding DUF86 domain-containing protein, which produces MINKDLIRDRLLLINKYISQLEMLSQFSKEEFLSDSRNPAAAESFLRRSLESIFDIGRHILAKIGNIDMAGEYKAIATGLGEKDIVSEHLSQKLIQMAGYRNRLVHLYHNISEEELYDIVKEDLKDLEQFVICIEKYLENN
- a CDS encoding nucleotidyltransferase domain-containing protein is translated as MNVNKCELLESLCKKYKIGLVYLFGSQKDKAFQLLSDDSDVVKIDDPLTDIDVGVVFLFDLEKVKHVYKLYSAVYNDFEEFFKPYKLDLVFLQETHSVFQVEAIKGICVYYVSEKFKEEYEMAILRRAADFKYVLDLYRKEALEK